One Luteimonas sp. MC1825 DNA segment encodes these proteins:
- a CDS encoding amino acid adenylation domain-containing protein encodes MRIDHYVASWARARPRSVAVVQGQRVLDFGALDNACSALALRLRRAGVERGTRVGLQLASPLDALLSTLAVLRAGGTCVPLAAGGPVDGQRGVVAQAGISLVLADGALRASFDGVVRMSTLDALPAVAADATSFVQSEDHADDIAFMVCSPGSDHAQSARISHGNMVGIVRGIAGQVFGADGIRMLVASAPHQPQVLIEWCLPLVTGGTVVLADHSVADDVDACRRTIDAASANAVVMAPEALRQLFDAQWSGGKAVKILADAGTDAPGFAEPLFDRCAAVWRFHGAIGATPCATLHHMQPGESRVLLGRPLPGVTISIRDGAGREVPRGIPGEVCVSGVGTAGEGPAGLRTGAMARLLADGTLEYRGRNRASAPSAVQPVAGKGQPARDAGDGAPGSAVWNETQRTWEPVPSPYLHRMIEQQARLAPDAVAVVAPDGSLTYGQLDARAQDIARRLRALGVRAGDRVALCAERGLDMVAGILGALKSGAAYVPMDPAYPRDRLVEILVDSGAKTLLLGPGLDGSGFASADNCAVVTLHDVQNAATDGLVATCAADGLMPTSPAYVIYTSGSTGKPKGVVVPHCAVVNLFHEAKERPGLSPEDIVLATVSMAFDPSVADLLFPLAVGARVVIADRDTVMDGAALAQALTTHRATLMIATPSGWQLLASTAWRPEGRFVAWCGGEALSTELASRLLGRGIELWNLYGPTETTVWSTSTRIEANAGGTPDIHIGRPIANTTVWVLDEQGDLCPVGVSGEICIGGAGVALGYLGRPGLTAGTFIEDRIAPRDHGTGLPPRLYRTGDRGRWRSDGVLEHQGRIDFQVKVRGYRIEPGEIEAVLESAPEVSRAVVVVREDQPGDLRIVGYMAGTDVDEAALQSRLRATLPGYMVPQHLVLLDALPLLPNGKIDRKALPAPQPGHVPVPRPAAATPAAPQPATAAAAQAPGSPVDASATHEDPRVAYLVAVWTEILGAAASPEDNFFDLGGHSMLAAKLANRVARETGHRIRLMPLATRTLAQLASDIPASALPSPAAMGDAPITRLPDATRDAGSGERAFFFGTSARRMFGMVHRASPASDSGVPILVAPPLLLEGVTCQRALWTLCESVSAQGGDAMHFDWYGTGDSAGGSGEVTLPGLQVDLRLASQRLPRGSGQRMRVVAFRSASLPVLAAAVAGAQPVDLVLWDPVVCGGPLVEEWRRQHAVQLAGRTRFRRAVRVARADAELLGFDVAPGFIDALARSDFRRSALPPGSRLCVVAWPGPNDDVEAFIATQREAGITVEQVTLQAADRPAWDDAHGLEDQVFPRRSVAEVAVLLAGARA; translated from the coding sequence ATGCGTATCGACCACTACGTTGCATCGTGGGCGCGGGCGCGGCCGCGGTCCGTCGCCGTAGTGCAGGGCCAGCGCGTGCTCGACTTTGGCGCCCTCGACAACGCCTGCAGTGCGTTGGCGCTGCGGTTGCGACGTGCGGGCGTCGAGCGTGGAACCCGCGTCGGACTCCAGCTGGCCTCGCCGTTGGACGCATTGCTGTCGACGCTGGCGGTGCTGCGCGCCGGTGGCACATGCGTGCCGCTTGCCGCCGGTGGCCCGGTCGATGGGCAGCGCGGCGTCGTTGCGCAAGCAGGCATCTCGCTTGTGCTTGCGGATGGCGCGCTGCGCGCCAGCTTCGACGGCGTCGTCCGGATGTCCACGCTCGATGCACTTCCGGCCGTTGCCGCGGATGCCACGTCATTCGTGCAGTCCGAAGACCATGCCGATGACATTGCTTTCATGGTGTGTTCGCCTGGCAGCGACCATGCGCAATCCGCCAGGATCAGCCACGGCAACATGGTCGGGATCGTCCGCGGCATTGCCGGGCAGGTGTTCGGAGCCGACGGCATCCGCATGCTCGTCGCGAGCGCGCCGCATCAGCCGCAGGTCTTGATCGAGTGGTGCTTGCCGTTGGTCACCGGCGGCACCGTGGTACTTGCGGACCACAGCGTGGCTGACGACGTCGATGCCTGCCGACGCACCATCGACGCGGCCAGCGCCAACGCCGTGGTGATGGCGCCGGAAGCACTGCGCCAACTGTTCGACGCACAGTGGAGCGGCGGCAAGGCCGTCAAGATCCTGGCGGACGCCGGCACCGACGCGCCAGGGTTCGCCGAACCCTTGTTCGATCGATGTGCCGCCGTCTGGCGCTTCCACGGCGCGATCGGCGCCACGCCATGTGCCACGCTGCATCACATGCAGCCCGGCGAGTCACGCGTGCTGCTGGGCCGTCCGCTCCCGGGCGTGACCATAAGTATTCGCGACGGCGCTGGGCGGGAAGTGCCCCGGGGCATTCCCGGCGAGGTTTGCGTATCCGGCGTCGGGACTGCCGGCGAGGGGCCGGCCGGGCTGCGCACGGGCGCGATGGCACGTCTCCTGGCGGATGGGACGCTCGAATACCGCGGGCGCAACAGGGCATCTGCGCCGTCGGCCGTGCAGCCCGTTGCCGGGAAGGGCCAGCCTGCGCGCGATGCAGGTGATGGCGCGCCGGGATCGGCGGTATGGAACGAGACACAGCGCACGTGGGAGCCCGTGCCGTCTCCCTACCTGCATCGCATGATCGAGCAGCAGGCGCGGCTGGCGCCGGATGCCGTTGCAGTCGTCGCGCCCGACGGCTCGCTTACCTATGGGCAGCTGGATGCGCGCGCGCAGGACATCGCGCGGCGACTTCGCGCGCTTGGCGTGCGGGCAGGGGATCGTGTCGCACTCTGCGCCGAGCGCGGGCTGGACATGGTGGCCGGCATCCTCGGCGCACTGAAATCGGGTGCCGCGTATGTGCCGATGGATCCGGCGTATCCCCGCGATCGGCTCGTCGAGATCCTGGTCGACAGCGGCGCGAAGACGCTGCTCCTCGGGCCCGGGCTGGATGGGTCGGGTTTCGCCAGCGCCGACAACTGTGCAGTTGTCACGTTGCATGACGTGCAGAACGCGGCCACGGATGGGCTGGTGGCGACGTGTGCCGCGGACGGGCTCATGCCCACGAGTCCGGCCTACGTCATCTACACATCGGGCTCCACCGGCAAGCCCAAGGGCGTGGTGGTGCCGCATTGCGCCGTCGTCAACCTCTTCCACGAGGCGAAGGAGCGTCCCGGTCTATCACCCGAAGACATCGTGCTGGCAACCGTCAGCATGGCGTTCGACCCTTCCGTGGCCGACCTGCTGTTTCCACTCGCCGTTGGTGCGCGCGTGGTCATCGCCGACCGCGACACGGTGATGGACGGCGCGGCGCTGGCGCAGGCGCTCACGACGCATCGCGCCACCCTGATGATCGCAACACCATCCGGCTGGCAACTCCTGGCGTCCACGGCGTGGCGTCCGGAGGGACGATTCGTGGCCTGGTGCGGCGGCGAGGCGCTGTCCACGGAGCTGGCCTCGCGCCTGCTTGGTCGCGGCATCGAGCTGTGGAACCTGTACGGCCCGACCGAGACGACGGTGTGGTCGACCTCCACACGCATCGAGGCGAACGCCGGCGGCACGCCGGACATCCACATCGGCAGGCCGATCGCCAACACCACGGTGTGGGTGCTGGACGAGCAGGGCGACCTCTGCCCGGTGGGCGTGTCGGGCGAGATCTGCATTGGCGGTGCGGGCGTGGCGCTGGGCTACCTCGGACGGCCCGGGCTGACGGCCGGGACGTTCATCGAAGACCGGATCGCGCCGCGCGACCACGGCACCGGCCTGCCGCCGCGCCTGTACCGCACGGGTGACCGTGGCCGCTGGCGTTCCGATGGCGTCCTGGAGCACCAGGGCCGGATCGACTTCCAGGTGAAGGTGCGCGGCTATCGCATCGAGCCGGGCGAGATCGAGGCGGTGCTGGAGTCGGCGCCGGAGGTCTCGCGCGCGGTCGTGGTGGTGCGCGAGGACCAGCCGGGCGACCTCCGGATCGTCGGCTACATGGCGGGCACAGACGTCGACGAGGCGGCGCTGCAGTCGCGCCTGCGCGCGACGTTGCCTGGGTACATGGTGCCGCAGCATCTGGTGCTGCTGGATGCGCTGCCGCTGCTGCCCAACGGCAAGATCGACCGCAAGGCCCTGCCCGCGCCGCAGCCCGGGCACGTGCCCGTGCCCCGGCCCGCAGCCGCAACCCCGGCCGCCCCGCAGCCGGCCACCGCCGCCGCCGCGCAAGCGCCGGGAAGCCCTGTCGACGCAAGCGCCACCCACGAAGATCCGCGGGTGGCGTACCTCGTGGCCGTGTGGACGGAGATCCTTGGCGCCGCGGCATCGCCAGAGGACAACTTCTTCGACCTGGGTGGGCACTCCATGCTCGCGGCGAAGCTGGCCAACCGGGTCGCGCGCGAGACCGGGCATCGCATCAGACTCATGCCGCTCGCAACCCGGACGCTGGCCCAGCTGGCGAGTGACATCCCGGCCTCGGCGCTGCCTTCCCCCGCGGCGATGGGCGATGCGCCGATCACCCGGCTGCCCGACGCGACGCGCGATGCGGGGTCCGGCGAACGGGCCTTCTTCTTCGGCACCTCGGCGCGCCGCATGTTCGGCATGGTGCACCGCGCGTCACCGGCATCCGACAGCGGCGTGCCCATCCTCGTGGCGCCACCGCTGCTGCTGGAGGGCGTGACCTGCCAGCGCGCGTTGTGGACGCTTTGCGAATCGGTGTCCGCGCAGGGCGGCGATGCCATGCACTTCGACTGGTACGGCACGGGCGACTCGGCCGGGGGCTCCGGCGAGGTCACCCTGCCCGGGCTCCAGGTCGACCTTCGACTGGCCAGCCAGCGGCTGCCGCGCGGCAGCGGGCAGCGGATGCGCGTCGTCGCGTTCCGCAGCGCAAGCCTGCCGGTGCTGGCGGCGGCGGTCGCGGGCGCGCAGCCGGTCGACCTCGTGCTCTGGGATCCGGTCGTGTGCGGAGGTCCACTGGTCGAGGAATGGCGTCGCCAGCACGCTGTGCAGCTGGCAGGCCGGACAC